The following proteins are co-located in the Paralichthys olivaceus isolate ysfri-2021 chromosome 2, ASM2471397v2, whole genome shotgun sequence genome:
- the LOC109635441 gene encoding complement factor H isoform X20: MDFLLDTCGRRRYLLVMQLFVLNAAANCPQPKLGESIILTNEALLKNNFPEGSHATLQCANGLVKESGSGVMNCTGGNWTEPDLKCKKKDCGPPKPQPHMSFNISGGTLFGAEVRVLCDKGFQISGVSYKKCYASGWIGKAKCEIVTCEQPAAVANGITLWDSQDNPKYGEIIQFTCNEGYTLIGSKSTMCSESGEYDSETPECKDVTAEDRISPNTLTPPPAPPAQVSTSTDSSTISAAHRDKSITTSATATVSPTAQGGRDSLTTEDEAAPTRASSTTSSFRDVTAEDRISPNTLTPPPAPPAQDSSTISAAHRDKSITTSATATVSPTAQGGRDSLTTTC, encoded by the exons ATGGACTTTTTGCTGGACACCTGTGGACGGCGGAGGTACCTGCTGGTgatgcagctgtttgtgttgaatGCTGCAG CCAACTGTCCCCAGCCCAAGCTAGGTGAAAGTATAATTTTGACAAATGAAGCACTTCTAAAGAATAACTTCCCAGAAGGCTCTCATGCCACTTTGCAGTGTGCCAACGGATTAGTTAAAGAAAGTGGCTCTGGGGTCATGAACTGCACCGGTGGGAATTGGACAGAACCAGATCTGAAGTGTAAAA agaAGGACTGTGGTCCCCCCAAACCTCAGCCTCACATGAGTTTcaacatcagtggtggaactcTGTTTGGGGCTGAAGTTAGAGTCCTTTGTGATAAAGG ATTCCAGATCAGTGGAGTGAGCTACAAAAAGTGCTACGCTTCTGGCTGGATTGGAAAAGCCAAGTGTGAAA ttGTAACGTGTGAGCAACCTGCTGCAGTGGCCAACGGCATCACCCTGTGGgattctcaggacaatcccaaATATGGAGAAATCATACAGTTTACCTGCAATGAAGGATACACCCTCATTGGTAGCAAGAGCACCATGTGCAGTGAAAGTGGTGAATACGATTCTGAGACTCCTGAATGCAAAG ATGTGACAGCAGAAGATAGAATTTCACCAAACACACTAACACCACCTCCTGCACCTCCAGCACAAG TGTCCACTTCCACAGATTCATCGACAATATCTGCAGCTCACAGAGATAAATCTATAACAACCAGTGCAACCGCAACAGTCTCACCTACAGCACAAG GTGGCAGAGACAGTTTGACAACTGAGGATGAAGCTGCTCCAACTAGAGCTTCATCAACAACTTCGTCATTTAGAG ATGTGACAGCAGAAGATAGAATATCACCAAACACACTAACACCACCTCCTGCACCTCCAGCACAAG ATTCATCGACAATATCTGCAGCTCACAGAGATAAATCTATAACAACCAGTGCAACAGCAACAGTCTCACCTACAGCACAAG GTGGCAGAGACAGTTTGACAACTACTTGTTGA
- the LOC109635441 gene encoding complement factor H isoform X34: MDFLLDTCGRRRYLLVMQLFVLNAAANCPQPKLGESIILTNEALLKNNFPEGSHATLQCANGLVKESGSGVMNCTGGNWTEPDLKCKKKDCGPPKPQPHMSFNISGGTLFGAEVRVLCDKGFQISGVSYKKCYASGWIGKAKCEIVTCEQPAAVANGITLWDSQDNPKYGEIIQFTCNEGYTLIGSKSTMCSESGEYDSETPECKGGRDSLTTEDEAAPTRASSTTSSFRDKHDGGVNTYTDTGHTAVIVSLVCVVLVAVILVAALYRCYLRRKGASSLNGTVPIC, translated from the exons ATGGACTTTTTGCTGGACACCTGTGGACGGCGGAGGTACCTGCTGGTgatgcagctgtttgtgttgaatGCTGCAG CCAACTGTCCCCAGCCCAAGCTAGGTGAAAGTATAATTTTGACAAATGAAGCACTTCTAAAGAATAACTTCCCAGAAGGCTCTCATGCCACTTTGCAGTGTGCCAACGGATTAGTTAAAGAAAGTGGCTCTGGGGTCATGAACTGCACCGGTGGGAATTGGACAGAACCAGATCTGAAGTGTAAAA agaAGGACTGTGGTCCCCCCAAACCTCAGCCTCACATGAGTTTcaacatcagtggtggaactcTGTTTGGGGCTGAAGTTAGAGTCCTTTGTGATAAAGG ATTCCAGATCAGTGGAGTGAGCTACAAAAAGTGCTACGCTTCTGGCTGGATTGGAAAAGCCAAGTGTGAAA ttGTAACGTGTGAGCAACCTGCTGCAGTGGCCAACGGCATCACCCTGTGGgattctcaggacaatcccaaATATGGAGAAATCATACAGTTTACCTGCAATGAAGGATACACCCTCATTGGTAGCAAGAGCACCATGTGCAGTGAAAGTGGTGAATACGATTCTGAGACTCCTGAATGCAAAG GTGGCAGAGACAGTTTGACAACTGAGGATGAAGCTGCTCCAACTAGAGCTTCATCAACAACTTCGTCATTTAGAG ACAAACACGACGGGGGTGTGAATACTTACACAGATACCG GACATACGGCTGTTATAGTCTCTCTCGTATGCGTTGTACTag TTGCAGTTATACTTGTGGCCGCTTTATACAGGTGTTATCTGAGGAGAAAAGG
- the LOC109635441 gene encoding complement factor H isoform X27 produces MDFLLDTCGRRRYLLVMQLFVLNAAANCPQPKLGESIILTNEALLKNNFPEGSHATLQCANGLVKESGSGVMNCTGGNWTEPDLKCKKKDCGPPKPQPHMSFNISGGTLFGAEVRVLCDKGFQISGVSYKKCYASGWIGKAKCEIVTCEQPAAVANGITLWDSQDNPKYGEIIQFTCNEGYTLIGSKSTMCSESGEYDSETPECKDVTAEDRISPNTLTPPPAPPAQVSTSTDSSTISAAHRDKSITTSATATVSPTAQDKHDGGVNTYTDTGHTAVIVSLVCVVLVAVILVAALYRCYLRRKGSYDTREDLKPELLHFQNL; encoded by the exons ATGGACTTTTTGCTGGACACCTGTGGACGGCGGAGGTACCTGCTGGTgatgcagctgtttgtgttgaatGCTGCAG CCAACTGTCCCCAGCCCAAGCTAGGTGAAAGTATAATTTTGACAAATGAAGCACTTCTAAAGAATAACTTCCCAGAAGGCTCTCATGCCACTTTGCAGTGTGCCAACGGATTAGTTAAAGAAAGTGGCTCTGGGGTCATGAACTGCACCGGTGGGAATTGGACAGAACCAGATCTGAAGTGTAAAA agaAGGACTGTGGTCCCCCCAAACCTCAGCCTCACATGAGTTTcaacatcagtggtggaactcTGTTTGGGGCTGAAGTTAGAGTCCTTTGTGATAAAGG ATTCCAGATCAGTGGAGTGAGCTACAAAAAGTGCTACGCTTCTGGCTGGATTGGAAAAGCCAAGTGTGAAA ttGTAACGTGTGAGCAACCTGCTGCAGTGGCCAACGGCATCACCCTGTGGgattctcaggacaatcccaaATATGGAGAAATCATACAGTTTACCTGCAATGAAGGATACACCCTCATTGGTAGCAAGAGCACCATGTGCAGTGAAAGTGGTGAATACGATTCTGAGACTCCTGAATGCAAAG ATGTGACAGCAGAAGATAGAATATCACCAAACACACTAACACCACCTCCTGCACCTCCAGCACAAG TGTCCACTTCCACAGATTCATCGACAATATCTGCAGCTCACAGAGATAAATCTATAACAACCAGTGCAACAGCAACAGTCTCACCTACAGCACAAG ACAAACACGACGGGGGTGTGAATACTTACACAGATACCG GACATACGGCTGTTATAGTCTCTCTCGTATGCGTTGTACTag TTGCAGTTATACTTGTGGCCGCTTTATACAGGTGTTATCTGAGGAGAAAAGG
- the LOC109635441 gene encoding complement factor H isoform X17: MDFLLDTCGRRRYLLVMQLFVLNAAANCPQPKLGESIILTNEALLKNNFPEGSHATLQCANGLVKESGSGVMNCTGGNWTEPDLKCKKKDCGPPKPQPHMSFNISGGTLFGAEVRVLCDKGFQISGVSYKKCYASGWIGKAKCEIVTCEQPAAVANGITLWDSQDNPKYGEIIQFTCNEGYTLIGSKSTMCSESGEYDSETPECKDVTAEDRISPNTLTPPPAPPAQVSTSTDSSTISAAHRDKSITTSATATVSPTAQGGRDSLTTEDEAAPTRASSTTSSFRDVTAEDRISPNTLTPPPAPPAQVSTSTDSSTISAAHRDKSITTSATATVSPTAQGGRDSLTTTC; the protein is encoded by the exons ATGGACTTTTTGCTGGACACCTGTGGACGGCGGAGGTACCTGCTGGTgatgcagctgtttgtgttgaatGCTGCAG CCAACTGTCCCCAGCCCAAGCTAGGTGAAAGTATAATTTTGACAAATGAAGCACTTCTAAAGAATAACTTCCCAGAAGGCTCTCATGCCACTTTGCAGTGTGCCAACGGATTAGTTAAAGAAAGTGGCTCTGGGGTCATGAACTGCACCGGTGGGAATTGGACAGAACCAGATCTGAAGTGTAAAA agaAGGACTGTGGTCCCCCCAAACCTCAGCCTCACATGAGTTTcaacatcagtggtggaactcTGTTTGGGGCTGAAGTTAGAGTCCTTTGTGATAAAGG ATTCCAGATCAGTGGAGTGAGCTACAAAAAGTGCTACGCTTCTGGCTGGATTGGAAAAGCCAAGTGTGAAA ttGTAACGTGTGAGCAACCTGCTGCAGTGGCCAACGGCATCACCCTGTGGgattctcaggacaatcccaaATATGGAGAAATCATACAGTTTACCTGCAATGAAGGATACACCCTCATTGGTAGCAAGAGCACCATGTGCAGTGAAAGTGGTGAATACGATTCTGAGACTCCTGAATGCAAAG ATGTGACAGCAGAAGATAGAATTTCACCAAACACACTAACACCACCTCCTGCACCTCCAGCACAAG TGTCCACTTCCACAGATTCATCGACAATATCTGCAGCTCACAGAGATAAATCTATAACAACCAGTGCAACCGCAACAGTCTCACCTACAGCACAAG GTGGCAGAGACAGTTTGACAACTGAGGATGAAGCTGCTCCAACTAGAGCTTCATCAACAACTTCGTCATTTAGAG ATGTGACAGCAGAAGATAGAATATCACCAAACACACTAACACCACCTCCTGCACCTCCAGCACAAG TGTCCACTTCCACAGATTCATCGACAATATCTGCAGCTCACAGAGATAAATCTATAACAACCAGTGCAACAGCAACAGTCTCACCTACAGCACAAG GTGGCAGAGACAGTTTGACAACTACTTGTTGA
- the LOC109635441 gene encoding complement factor H isoform X30: MDFLLDTCGRRRYLLVMQLFVLNAAANCPQPKLGESIILTNEALLKNNFPEGSHATLQCANGLVKESGSGVMNCTGGNWTEPDLKCKKKDCGPPKPQPHMSFNISGGTLFGAEVRVLCDKGFQISGVSYKKCYASGWIGKAKCEIVTCEQPAAVANGITLWDSQDNPKYGEIIQFTCNEGYTLIGSKSTMCSESGEYDSETPECKDVTAEDRISPNTLTPPPAPPAQVSTSTDSSTISAAHRDKSITTSATATVSPTAQDKHDGGVNTYTDTGHTAVIVSLVCVVLVAVILVAALYRCYLRRKGASSLNGTVPIC; this comes from the exons ATGGACTTTTTGCTGGACACCTGTGGACGGCGGAGGTACCTGCTGGTgatgcagctgtttgtgttgaatGCTGCAG CCAACTGTCCCCAGCCCAAGCTAGGTGAAAGTATAATTTTGACAAATGAAGCACTTCTAAAGAATAACTTCCCAGAAGGCTCTCATGCCACTTTGCAGTGTGCCAACGGATTAGTTAAAGAAAGTGGCTCTGGGGTCATGAACTGCACCGGTGGGAATTGGACAGAACCAGATCTGAAGTGTAAAA agaAGGACTGTGGTCCCCCCAAACCTCAGCCTCACATGAGTTTcaacatcagtggtggaactcTGTTTGGGGCTGAAGTTAGAGTCCTTTGTGATAAAGG ATTCCAGATCAGTGGAGTGAGCTACAAAAAGTGCTACGCTTCTGGCTGGATTGGAAAAGCCAAGTGTGAAA ttGTAACGTGTGAGCAACCTGCTGCAGTGGCCAACGGCATCACCCTGTGGgattctcaggacaatcccaaATATGGAGAAATCATACAGTTTACCTGCAATGAAGGATACACCCTCATTGGTAGCAAGAGCACCATGTGCAGTGAAAGTGGTGAATACGATTCTGAGACTCCTGAATGCAAAG ATGTGACAGCAGAAGATAGAATATCACCAAACACACTAACACCACCTCCTGCACCTCCAGCACAAG TGTCCACTTCCACAGATTCATCGACAATATCTGCAGCTCACAGAGATAAATCTATAACAACCAGTGCAACAGCAACAGTCTCACCTACAGCACAAG ACAAACACGACGGGGGTGTGAATACTTACACAGATACCG GACATACGGCTGTTATAGTCTCTCTCGTATGCGTTGTACTag TTGCAGTTATACTTGTGGCCGCTTTATACAGGTGTTATCTGAGGAGAAAAGG
- the LOC109635441 gene encoding complement factor H isoform X33 translates to MDFLLDTCGRRRYLLVMQLFVLNAAANCPQPKLGESIILTNEALLKNNFPEGSHATLQCANGLVKESGSGVMNCTGGNWTEPDLKCKKKDCGPPKPQPHMSFNISGGTLFGAEVRVLCDKGFQISGVSYKKCYASGWIGKAKCEIVTCEQPAAVANGITLWDSQDNPKYGEIIQFTCNEGYTLIGSKSTMCSESGEYDSETPECKGGRDSLTTEDEAAPTRASSTTSSFRDKHDGGVNTYTDTGHTAVIVSLVCVVLVAVILVAALYRCYLRRKGSYDTREDLKPELLHFQNL, encoded by the exons ATGGACTTTTTGCTGGACACCTGTGGACGGCGGAGGTACCTGCTGGTgatgcagctgtttgtgttgaatGCTGCAG CCAACTGTCCCCAGCCCAAGCTAGGTGAAAGTATAATTTTGACAAATGAAGCACTTCTAAAGAATAACTTCCCAGAAGGCTCTCATGCCACTTTGCAGTGTGCCAACGGATTAGTTAAAGAAAGTGGCTCTGGGGTCATGAACTGCACCGGTGGGAATTGGACAGAACCAGATCTGAAGTGTAAAA agaAGGACTGTGGTCCCCCCAAACCTCAGCCTCACATGAGTTTcaacatcagtggtggaactcTGTTTGGGGCTGAAGTTAGAGTCCTTTGTGATAAAGG ATTCCAGATCAGTGGAGTGAGCTACAAAAAGTGCTACGCTTCTGGCTGGATTGGAAAAGCCAAGTGTGAAA ttGTAACGTGTGAGCAACCTGCTGCAGTGGCCAACGGCATCACCCTGTGGgattctcaggacaatcccaaATATGGAGAAATCATACAGTTTACCTGCAATGAAGGATACACCCTCATTGGTAGCAAGAGCACCATGTGCAGTGAAAGTGGTGAATACGATTCTGAGACTCCTGAATGCAAAG GTGGCAGAGACAGTTTGACAACTGAGGATGAAGCTGCTCCAACTAGAGCTTCATCAACAACTTCGTCATTTAGAG ACAAACACGACGGGGGTGTGAATACTTACACAGATACCG GACATACGGCTGTTATAGTCTCTCTCGTATGCGTTGTACTag TTGCAGTTATACTTGTGGCCGCTTTATACAGGTGTTATCTGAGGAGAAAAGG